ATGCAGTTTCTGGAGGGAGAGCCTGATCAGCTATTTATCAAATACCAGATTTTCAAGTCAAGGACACCAAATCTTTACACCGTGTTTTAAAGGATATATATACCTCACCCCTGCATCTTCAAAGATAGGCAAAGGGGTATGCATATGTGATAAGGTAGCTGGAAAATGGAAGAATACATATTTTGATAAGTTAAAAtttttagtcatgtttttactgGTATATGTCCTTTTATGATTCTGCATTGCCACTGGGATTGTGATCTGTTTCGGGGCTGGAGAGATAGCAATCAAGACATTTCAATATTTCAGCCCTTACACAAAATGTAAGATTCACCCTGAACTTTAGTTCAATTTCCACTGGTGGACAATAAGTGCTCTTTTATATTGCCAGCCACTGAAATACTTGGGAAgagtgaagaaaaaaatactAACATGTTTAAAGGCAAAGTGTTGATCATGTGCTATGGTGGTCTACAGACTACTACTCCAACCTTTGATATgggattttctaaaaaaaaattacttaaaaTAGTTATACCCTGCCTCATCTTCTCCATCTCAAGATAGCAACAAAAATAGCAAAAGCTGCAAAGACATTGTAATTTAGTAAGCTTCTAGCAAGTTAAAACCAACAAATACAgctaaaaaaagtttttaaaaagttaaaaacataGCCTAAAAACAATTTGCCTTGCACCAAATGCCCTCTGGACAGGGAAGGCTTCTACCACATCTGCTCTGGTAGCCCAGTTCAGAGGCACGGACCTACTGCAGATGCCTGTGTGCCAAATGTTGCTAATGGGATATGACCCATTAAACAGACTTTTAGTATCTGGCTGTATTTCTTCTCATTGATACTCGTTTCGTCGATATCCCACTTCTCTTCCCCGTGTGttgacccaaagtagcttacatcattctctcattttatcatcacaatctTGTCACTGAGGTGTGTGACCTGCCCAAGGCTAACCAGCAAGTTTTCATGCCACTGGGGATTCAAGCATTGGTCTTCCTAATCCTGGTCCAACAATCTACATTGGATCTCATTAGCCTTTACTAAATTTTtaatgcaaccccccccctccatttttctgTATTGATATTTGACCTGTCTTTTTTGGATGCCTGTTGCTGCTTTTGTCCCTTGTTCAGgtttcccctctgcctcccccttAAAAGCCGACACCTCTGCTCCAAACCTACTTTAACAGATTGAGGGTTGCCCATAAGGAATCCAATTTCTTTTGCCATTAACACGATAAAAAGTAAAAATGTCTCTCATGAAActtccaccaagtctcagtagTTTGGAGAAAGGGGAAATTTCGTTGCCTTGGGCCGAGTATGAGATTTAGAAAACGGGCCATAACTCTTGTAGAGATTTAGGAGAAGAACAGAGGCAACTTGCTGCTTTTGGAATCTCTGCAGAGCCAGATTCTGGTCTCCTCCAAATTTGAGTGATGGCTAGGGCAGTGCCTATTCTATATATGACATCAATATATCAATGCAGCTGGTGTGGTTGCCACTAGGAGACTAGTAGATTGTTTTACACTCTCCATGCTACAAAACTAAAGATGCCTCAAAGTTCGGCAGTGTTTAATGACAAATGTTACTGATTTTCAAGTCCAGCATTTCTATCTGAGCAGGTCAtgaattgatttttttcccctagcaGATTTTATGGCCAAATATAATTCACATCGGGGGACCTGCCACGCACTATTAGCAGACAGCTTGCTGTTTTTCTCTTTAACAGCATATTGCATTTTCCAGTTCCAATTGTTTTCTTTTGGCAGCTTTGGTATGGTAAGGATCAGTCTCTTTCCCTTGAAAAATCAGTTCTACACCACAAAAGCCCATTATGTAACCAACGGAGCAAGCATCCCCCCCTATAGTCTACCATCAGAAATGTTTGATTACCCTAAAATTATCCTATTTAAAAGAGAGCAGTGTTCTACAGTGGTTAGTGTTGAACTGGAAGAACTGGATCTGAATCCTCAccgtgccatggaaacttgctgggtggtcttgggcgagtcacacatgctcagcctaacctacctcacagggatgttgtgaggaaaaaattacATAAGCAACCTtgcatccccactggggagaaaggtgggatataaaaacaaaacattaaaatccCCTCTGATGTCCTGTCTCAATTTCAGAGCTCCTGGTGTAACCATAAGCATTATTTAGAAACCTGAATTATATGAGTCAATATACTGTATTATTGCTCTCTAACCCCGAAACCCAGCAGAAACAAGAGTTTTCATTCCAGATCCTGTTGTGGTTACCTCAAAAATCTTAAAACTCTCTTTACAGGTGGCATCTGAACACACACCTTAATCCAGTCTTCCAGAAGCTCAAGGCATGTATATGAATCATATCTGACACAGCTTTGTAGTGAATCAAACACTTGGAGAAAAGTTTTCTCAAGTCGTCATCTCAAtagcaaaagaaacaaaatgagcTCCAAAGAGAACCCTTATTAAATATTTAGAGTTTGAAAATGATGCGTTGTTCTTAGGCAACTTTAACTTTGCATGGATGTCATGAGCCAAGTTAGACTCATTCACTTGCAGATATACTACAAATACAAGAGGGGAAACAGACATATTGTATAATATTGCAAAGCACAGCGGAAAACAAGATCTACTCAGGAGCAGGCCAATGCATTCATTGTGGACCAAACTGGGCAGTATAAAATCTGCACTGTTTCCCATTCAGCAGCTTCTCACTACAGAACTGAACAGCTGTGTGACCCACCCTCGTTTAAGTTTTGACTGCATTTTGTACTGTTATGTAATAAAAAACTGGTAACCTTCTGGCCTCTTTGCATCTCTACTAACTGAATATAGCACTTCATGTGTCTTTATGAACAAAGCTCTGGTTCACAAAAGCTTGTGCCATACTAGATTTTAAGATGCCACTAGATTCTCGTGGCTGTGGCAGATTCAACCCCCCTAGAATGTGAATTAATCAGGCTAAGCTGAACTTGCTTTATCAGGCAAAACTTCAGTTACTCCTGCACACCTCTGGAACAGCTGATTGCAATGATACTGCAAGGATACTACATGCAGGATGCTTCAGTAGATGAGTACACTCTAAGTGGCCATATCGTGTATATAAATCTCAAGCAGCTATGAACACCGCACTGAAAAATCAAGGCCCGTATATGATTTGCTCCTTCAGCAAATTGTATCATGACACATCTACAGCTTCACTTTGATTTAATTTAATCGAGGCACATTCAGCTACACCAGCTTACCCAAACGAACCTTTAAGTACTACTtcggtttttttaaacaaatgagtTTTGTATATTTGTTTCCATAAAAAACCGAGGATATGGTCTTTCACCAGGCTCAATTTGAATAGTCAAACACAGAGACAACTTTCTGAATGATATGGGAGAGCAGACACTGAGGAACATACAACGATGACCACGTTTTCCCCCCCATAAAGGAGCCCATTTATTTTAGACATTTGAGTCCTTAAGATGAGCTGGACGCTGCAACGGCAGCTCTCTTCGGCTTGGGCGCTGTTCCTTCACGGAATCCATTCCTGCGGACAAAATACATCGATGTATTATGCAAAAGCTTGGTAGTACTTCCTTTAATGATTTCATTTATTTGGTCAGCTTATCTCAGTTACAAGAGTAAATCACTTATGAACTCATATGttcagacatttttttaaaaaagcatcactGACAAGCTGAAcgccattttatttttactttagcCAAGTTGTGTTCATTCCAATTTTGTCCAACACATTGGACACACAACGCCATTAATTATAACCTTACGATGAGTGCAATCTAAATGTTTTTCTATTATTACCAGTGATGAGCATTTAATTCTGATTAGACACTGCCATCACTGAAGATACAAAAAACCACAAACACTTCCACCCTCAAGGCTTCATTCCCAAGCTATACAAAACTCGTTGTGGAACGATAATGGTAAAGCCACACTAATGGGCACGGCAGCATCTTTTAAACATGATTGTTTGCAAGCAAAATATTCCCAAGTAACATAACGTGTGGTAAAATAGTGCTATGGCTATGATTAAAATCAGTTTGAAGGAAACGAAGCAGACTATTGTCTTGCTCACAGGGGCTGTGACCAAAGCCCAGCAAGAATTCACATGTACAGCCACCATGTAAGAATATGCTATAGGAAAGCATTACATATCTTTGATGATCTATTCTAAGAAGGGCAAGGTACAAAAAGCAGAGCTCACTGACTGCTGGTTGTAAAAACTTAAGAACAGAATAGAATTTGTCTGCCCTTTTAAATTTTCATCAAACTTCAATAGATGAATCCACTGTTTAGATGAATTCACTGCATCGCGAAAGGAATTAGGTCAAAGGATCCCTTCTCATCCTTTCcaacaaaatgctgctgctgaaggTCAGGGACCCTTGAAAAATTGCAGTGAGGGAGAAAAACGATAGGAATCTTGTAAGTCCTTTTGAAACAGAGTGGACGTTTATCAAGAGGAGGAGTTGCCATTTCTACCAATCCCCTCCTCCTTGCTGCAGCCCCCTGCATTACACTGTTCCCAAGGGTCCTCTGAACCTCCGAAGCAGTTTTTCAGAGAGCAGAGCTAAAGAAATCCATTCAGTGAACTCATTCTCTTTACAGTTCATTAAGTCCCACCCATTATTTAGCCATCAACATGCGACAGGTGTGTGAATATGTTTTAAGGTCTACGTCATGCTCATTGTACTGGCATACTGGAACTCTACTATTGTACCTGAATCTACGGTAGACCTTTTTCAGATGCCTCATACGTCCAGTCCCTGTAGTATTGCGCCTTTTGGCCTTAGCACTCCAGTTATctaaaagataaaaataaattcTATAATGCATTACACTGAAGATGAAAATATACGcgcatctttattttaaaaagttcaggGAAGAAGAAATAAATATCTCAACAAAACACTCCCAAATTATTTAGTAAGCTATTAACTGGTCATGTCTCAGAGATACAAAATTCCTCATTGAAACAAAATATTAGCTATTAGATTCTACTGATCATGCATTTTGAAAATGCTTACACTTTCTCTTGCGTTTAGCAGGATATCCACATTTCCCGCAGGTAGACTTCTGAAGATGGTAGGCCTTGGATCCACATCGACGGCACAAAGTGTGGGTCTTATTGCGGCGCTTGCCGAAGGAGGATGTTCCCTTCGTCTGAAACAAGAAGGAAATTAGTTTATACAAATGCCACAGTTACTTACATATTACTAGGAGTTGAAAGATTAGTATGTTTTTAGTGTTACATATTTGATAAAGcatcagtattttaaaaagaacttatATAAGCCTGAACTCTAAGAAATCACTAGATTGCTTTAGACAAGTCGCTTTTCTCACAGCTGTAGTTCCAATCTGCAAACTAGGATGCACtgttggcctacctcacaggcctGCTGAAATGAGGTTGGTCCCAGCATTTGCCCAAATGGACCAGATTTACAGAAGatatcttccccacccccaccaggtcTATCTCCCGAAATCTGTTCTCTGGGTCAAAAGACTTTCAGGAACAGAGAGGCGTGTGGAAGAGAAAGCTACAACAATGGATGAACAGCAGCAATCATCCTTCCATGCTCTTATGCAGAGTATTATGGCAATTTCTGCTGTTTCCCCTTTTTGTTGCAGACTTCTGCCCCATATCCCACACTGTACCTATTGGCCCCCTAGCATTTAGCACGGCACTAGATCTAATTTATGATGTATGAATACAAGGCTTTTTGTGCACTTCCCAAGAATATCAATAGCATGCTACTTTTACACAGCAGAGATCTAAATATTGCACTGGACAGCAATTTCTAAGACAAAGCTTTCAATTTCCATGAAATGACCGAGACTATAAATTTATGGCACATTTGCAAGGATCATCCCCTTTCATTCCCCGTATTCTTTCCTCTGCACATTATTACAAAGAATTAGACTTAACTTCTGAAATCGAATGTAAATTAGGTTTCTTTCAAATGTTAGAGTAGCAATCATAATGCACAATTATTTGGGAGGAAGTCACATTAGATAAGTGGAGTTTACTTCTAATCAGCTCAGACAATTGTCATGTTTGTATATTTCACCAAGATGCCATTAAATATTTTTAAGCCTTTATGGCACTTCTTAATTCATAAATAATCCATTTGAAAATGACTACTGGCACCAGTTTTTAAAAGTGATTTCCCACAATCTTATTTATAAACACTGCTTCCAAGACCAATCATCATTATTTTGCATCAGAAACAATTTGCTTCAGCTCATGCAGGAAAACTGAACCCCCCAATAAACCTATGCAGCTACGCTATTTGGCTGCAGCCAAAACACGAGCACTGCACCATCTGAAAATCTAACAAAATGTGTCACAAAAATTATGTGCCATGAGAACATTATGTATCCCTGTGGTACACAATCTTTACAGCAACACACTAGGCTaagaaacagtttaaaaacacatGGGCATAACAACCTGCAGGTGCATGGCTTACagctcaggttgccaacctccaggtaggccctgaagatctcctggaattacaacatctTCAGGCTACacaaatcagttcccctgcagaaaaatgCTGTTGTGCAGAATgaactttatggtattataccatgctgaggttctTCCCTAAatcccattcccaaatctccaggaatgtcccatcctggagctgacaaccctatttaCAGTTCCCCCACTCATGACACACCCGAATGTTTAAAGCTTGCTCTGAAATAGAGGTTAGAGGCAGCGACATAAAAGTAGTACGTTTTTGAATGATGAACCCCTGAAGACAAAAAAAAGTCCACGCTCTTatcaagttgagaaattcctggagatttggggagtgaagcctGAAGAGGGACCTCGACAAGCTATAAAGCCAGAGTCCAGtctccaaagcaactattttctccgggagaactgatctctacagtctggagatcagctgtaattccgggagatctccaggccccacctacaagttggcaaccctagccgcaGCACCATTCCGTTTAGCTCACAGCCAACGAGGCCGACAAGGGGCGGGAAGACCCCTTTCTCTTATAGGAGAGAGGCCCCGTTTTCGAGGCTTAACAGAATGAACACGTTATTACCAAAGGGCTCCGCGGGCCTGGACTTCGAGAAGCGGGACTCAGGCGCCGGTTCCTGCCCGGCCACGTCGCCTCTGCGATCGACGGACTCAGGCGCAATATACAGCCCCCCCTATCCCAGCTGGCCCACGGCAGACTTTTCTTGAAGCCCACCCGCCAGAGACTCCCCAACAGCCGCGGATGGAGGCGGATTCCCCACCAGGCCCTGCCCCACACTCACCATCTTCCTTCAGTCGCCGGGACGAAAGAGAGTTAACCCCGCCTCCACTTCCGCTATAATCCTATCCACGTTTCCGCGGAAAGTGGCACGGCCACTAAAGCCGTCCGGCAGCTTCAAGACCGGATGGAAACAGAGGTGACACCTCCGTTGcgtgtttaaattttttttaagctTTTTGTTTCTATGGCAGCGGGAGCGGCTTGGTGCTGCGAATGGAGTCACCGATTTCGAATCGTCACGGGGCGGGGCGGAGGGAGGGGTTAGTTTCCCGCGGTTTTGCCTGAGAGAAACTAGATGGTGAAGGCACCGCCCCCTTTCCCTCAGCCTTGGGATGTTCCTCTGGGTGATTTTCTCTTCAGAATAAAATTGCGGCGGGGGATTAGGCAGCGTCAATTTGGCCCTGCCCCTAGACCCAGTGGAAAACGCTTTTAAACTTATGTTTTTTCTTAAGAATGAACAGTAGAAGTGACATGACTGGTTGGAAATTCTCAGCTCTGTGGGAGCAAATGCCGTTCTAAGTAGTACAAGCATAAAAGTGGTGAATTTAACAGgcatggcactttaaagactattTTTATTCCACTGTAGACTTCTTGGAAGGTTTATGCTGGAATACAATGTTGTGAGTCTTTAAGTCAcaagaattgtttttaaaaagtggaagattTATCTATTTGCTTATACTTGTCCTGGCTTTGTCCTCAATGGGGACCCtctcatttatttaatttttatttcttttttatctttcagcatttcttaaaatgtgtattggatttctgcagggTTTAAAATCTtcgcaaatttgcatgtatatactcattacatgtttattgaaatgtctttgatatttacTGTACTGGCTCACGATGTGTCATCTACGTTGagcctcagggagaaaggcatactataacataaataaaaataaaaaatacattttatttaatttctctttaatttttcaggatgttccattgctgacctaagagttgcagtcctcaaacagagaagcttcaagggcagattactaTTCAAGATTCCTGAATTTGAGATCaatcacaaattcagaacataaggacaggattttttttcttgctacaGATACTAAATTTCTGCATTTCCCTACACTGTGCATTTCTCCACTACTCTAATCAAGCGGGTTATGTTttccattgtacctttgcatccatTCCTGACTCCCTCCTTTGCAACATCTCTCCCACTTTTCTGAGGGGGAATGTAAGGATTCAGGAGGTCTCCATTCCAActtttatctgatgaagggagcttgactcaaaagcttataccctgaaaatcttgtagtctataaggtgctactggactcatcaTACTGAAAGTGACATAAAGCTGTTCATTTTTGTTCCAAGGAACatacaacatggctaccctccacccccctgtaccatgtaattaaataaaatgttttatttttctattGCAACTTGTTCTTGCTTATGTATGTGGCTGAGGAGAAAAgggaggatataaatattttaaataaataaagccaaagagaaaacaaaatagGAAGTAGCATCATCATGGCAAGGTGTGGAAGCACATGCCCCTTTGTCTGGGATACCTGTTGAAGGTAGATGATCAcatggcttgccacctcctgccaattggcAACTATCAGCAGGCAGTTATGCAAACTGCCAAgaatttgcccaccactggtgggcacctggcaaccctaccaccaccaccccgaatTAAAAACTGGTAAAGGGACCTAGATAAGGCTTGAACTCACAGCTCCTGCCACTCAGGACCAGCCCTCTAATCTCTTTCAGCAGGCACTAGCCTTCATCCTGCAACTCTGATGTCACCAGCAACAACATAGGACCAGCCTGTTCAGTGAAACTGCACTGGGATAGCATGGCTGGGGCTCATGGTTCAAACCCCACTTGGGCAGAAGAGAGAGGCAGGCTAAAGCCCTCTGTGTGACTTTTTGCCCCCCTCCAAGGAAAAAGGGGGAGCAGGATGGCCTAGCTGTGCTATGGAGAGTGTGGGACCCTCTCAGAGacccccctccttgagcagccaCAGTTTCATGGAGAACCTGCCAAGTCTCACCCAGCAACCTGCAGTATGTGCaagagaggagggaaggaggtgTGAACCTAAGTGAGGACTCAGCCTCCAAGGTATCATTGGACCATTGTTCTGTTGTGCAGCAGAACAACATAAAGGTCCAGTGCCACCTGGAAAACCTACTGGAGCCACCCCAGCATAATCACCCTTGAGCCAGAGCCCACCCtctgagctgtgtgaaggggcagccCTATGGGAAAGTAACATGAGGAGGAGCTGGGGCAAGCACGGGTGTGGAGCTAGTGTCATCTGCACACAAGCAAACCAACAGGAAGACAGTTATGGAACAACCTAGATTTTATTGGCGGTTGCTGGGGCACAAAGGGATTGGTTGCAGCTGTAGTCAGCAGCCTGTGTTTCTCTAGAGCGCTTGGATGGAGAGGATAGTTaacagcaaggctttttttcagggggaacgcgggggaacggagtttcggaacctcttgaaaatgatcacatggccggtggccctgccccctgatctccagacagaggggaatttagatagACCcccacgctgctcagcggcgcagagggccatctaaactcccctctgtctggagatcagggggcggggccaccggccatgtgaccattttctctgagggcaacccactgagttccaccacctcttttcccagaaaaaaagccctggttaacagGATGGAGTGATAGTTAACTATTCCCTTTGCATGGGTGCCACTGCCTATGGGCTGCACTGCCTTTTTTTCGTGGTGCCTGGTGCTGTTTGGAGGTGCTATCTGGCCTGGAGCAGCTTAGGAAGCCAACTAACTCCCAGCTTGCCCCCTGGCCTGCCCACTCCCATGCTGGTGCAGGGGTTTATGCCTGAGGCCAATGGGCAGCTGCTCATGGTGGGGCACCACTGGCAGCCAAGTCTGGCAGGGAGTTACTGGAGTGCTTCACCTGAGTAACTCTGGCTTACTTCAATGTAAGTATGAGACATTGACCTAAGTGCTAGTCCCTGAGCACTCCCCTCcacataggattgtgctgtacaTTAACACCTCAACACTGTtgaggtgaaacaggagaactacaaactgagagcctttgcagatgactcggtgttggttttggaggaccctttgaacagaattgaaactctaatgacaaagttgaaagtatttggtgtagtggccggttttaaggttaataagcaaaAAACTAACGTCTtcactaaaaatatgaaaatacaagatcaaatgaaacttgagagcaaaacagggcttaaagttgagaaaaaggaaaaatacttgggtattactttgtcaaaccgtatgttattccaaaataattatattaagacttggaaagaaattaaaagggatatgctaagatgggataaaattcaattattgctgttgggaagaatagctacaattaaaatgaatgtcctacctagaatgttattcctatttcagacagttcctgtattgacaacacaggtaccatttaagcagtggcagaaggatacatcgagatttatatggcaaggcaaaaagccaagggttaaatttaaggttctacaggatgcaaaagaaagaggaggcttgggcctcccagatttgagattatattttgcagctaactgtttggatgaaggaatggatactgttaaaaaaaaagacaattactggacctggaagggcatgatctaaaatttgggtggcatgggtatctatagtatgacaaagttaaagccaacgcagagttgattaatcattatgtaaggtgtgcaatcctgagagtatggaataaatacaaacttaagttttgtttgaaaatacctctctggctgtcatcacaagaagctcattttagaagggaaacagttagtccacctaaatggttaacttatcaggaggtattggaattctctcaggaccaagttaaaattaaatcaagagaggacttagcggCAGAAGGGCacacctgtcagtggtttccatatatgcaaattctggagagattcagattagacaagagtcattataactttgagaaatctaaaactgaatttgaaatagccctttgtacaaatgatgaacatgttatttctaaaacttttgttgaggtttgagacggaagaagagcaagtaaaggaatgtatgattaaatgggcaaaaaattgtggacatgatatattaatggagcaatgggaaaatatgtagacaagagggctgaaatttacattaagctccagtattaaagaaaaaatTTACAAactgatgtatcgttggtatatgactcctgaaaaattggctagaatgtataagggggcgtcaaatgtatgttggaaatgtgccaaacaagaagggatattttttcatatgtggtggacatgtaagaaagaaaagagtttttggttgcagatataataattgattcagaagattttgaagattaaacttcagctgaaaccagagatattctgttgggaataatggacagacAGTTGGAAAAAAAGCtctagaacactgtttttatactttattacagtggcaagagtactttatgcacaaaagtggaaaactacaacattgcctacagtggaggaatggttgacaaaagtttttgagtttgcatcaatggcaaaacttactgcattgattagagaaaggacattaatTAACTGCTTGACTGAAGCAGTTAATTAATTAACTGCTTAATAGACTTTTAGCGTGAAATGGATAGCAAGGGTTTGGTGATacctgcatttatggattaagaaacatgaacaataaaaaagaggggttttgtgactaacctagaataagtgagactcttgaaatgatatatacttgttgcagagaaaatcggaactcaacctgtattGTAATctagggttttttgttgttgttttctt
This genomic window from Eublepharis macularius isolate TG4126 chromosome 8, MPM_Emac_v1.0, whole genome shotgun sequence contains:
- the RPL37 gene encoding 60S ribosomal protein L37, which gives rise to MTKGTSSFGKRRNKTHTLCRRCGSKAYHLQKSTCGKCGYPAKRKRKYNWSAKAKRRNTTGTGRMRHLKKVYRRFRNGFREGTAPKPKRAAVAASSSS